CGGGTGCGAAGCGGCGCAGCGGACAGTTTCACCGCCGGCTGTCACCATCCCCCGTCGAAGTGATCTGCCTTTGCCCAATATTTTCCGCCGTCTACCGCAAAGCAACCCTGTTTTGAAACACCTCAGCGCGCGGCGGCGGACGCCGTGCTGCGCGGCTCGTTCTGCTGTCCAAGATGCTTGGCCACGGCCTGGGCCCGCGAACGCACGTGCAGTTTTTCGTAAACGCGGCGGATGTGCGTGTGCACGGTGTCGTAACCGATGCCGAGGGCTTCGGCGATTTCCTTGTAGAGAAAGCCCTTGGCCAGGTAATCGAGCACTTCCTTTTCCCGCGGGGACAGGCTCGCCGTTTCCCGCGCCACCGGGGCGGGCTGTTGAAACGAGGCCACGACTTTGCGGGCGATGTGGCTGCTCATCGGGGAGCCGCCGCGGTTCAGCTCCTGAATTGCCGCGAGCAATTCATCGGGCGGCGTCTGCTTGAGCAGGTAGCCGCTCGCCCCGGCGGATAATGCACTGAAGATGTGGTCGGTGTTCTCGTAAACGGTCAGCATCATCACCTGCGCCCGGGGCTGGACCTCCTTGAGCAGTCGGACGCATTCGACACCGCTCATGCCGCCGAGGTTGATGTCCATCAGCACCACGTCGGGCTGATGCGCCGGCAGGTCGCGCAACGCGTCCTCGGCCGAAGGGTGTTTGCTGACGCAGACGAAGCCCGGCGAACGGTCGATCAGCCGCGCCAGACTTTCACGCACGCGGTGATCGTCTTCCACGATGGAGACGCCGATGGGTTTTTGCCCGGTGGATGCCGCATTCGCCATTTTCGACTTCATGCTGGACTCTACCCTGACCCGGGGCCAGTCGCCAATACTGGCGACTCATCCGTCACCACTGGCAGTGCAAACACCACGCGCGTGCCCTGCCCCGCCGTGCTGGAGACGTCACAGCGCCCGCCAATGTCTTCAAGCCGCCGCACAATGTTCCGCAGGCCGTGCCCCGAACTGGCGCGCTCGCTACGGCCGGCCGCCGCGGTCGGGGCGTTGATTCCCCGGCCGTCATCCTCGATGGTGATCCGGATCATCCGCGGCTGGCATTCGAGGCGCAACGTGGCCACGGTGGCGCCCGAGTGCTTGACGATGTTGTTCAGGGTTTCCTTGATGGCGAGATACAGGTTGTGCCGCGTCTCGGCACCGAGCACGCAGTTGGGCAGTTGCGTGGGCACGTCCAGCCGGCAGCGGATTCCCGCCAGCGTCAGGTATTGCTGGGCAAATTTGCTGATGTAAGTGATCAACCCTTCGAGGGTGTCGTTCTGCGGATTGATGGCCCAGACGATTTCATCCATTGCGCGCGTCAGTTCCCGGGCCGTGCTCGAAATCTGGCCGACATGCGCCTCCACCTCCTCGGGTGTGTCGCGCCGCGCGAGTTCGCTCAGCAGCGTAATCTGCGTCAAGCCCGCGCCCAGGTCGTCATGAATGTCCTTGGCAATGCGCGCCCGGTCGCGTTCCACGGCGCGTTGCCGTTCAACGCGCTCCATCTCCGCGCGCAGCCGCCGCCGGAACGTCCAGCGCACGGTCAAAACCGCCAGGCTGCCGGCCAGCCCCGCGAGCGTCACGGCAAACCACCAGGTTTCATAGAATTGCGGTTCGACGTGCAGCCGGAGAATCGCTCCCCCCTTGTTCCAGACGCCCTCGTTGTTGCAGGCCGTCACGTGAAACGTGTATTCGCCCGGCCGCAAAAAACTGTATTGCACAAACCGCCGCGGCCCGGCCTCCACCCAGTCCTTTTCCAATCCCTCCAGCCGGTAACGAAACCGCACCTTGTCGGGCGAAACGAAGCTCAGCCCAGTGTAATGAAACTCGAACTGACGCTTGCCCGGCGGCACATCGAGGACGCGTTCCGGCGCAACCGCATGACTGCTGCGCTCGCCGGCGGACGGCAGTTCGACGGTCATACCGCGCAGATTTTGTTCGACACCATCAATCAGCAGTTCCTCGATGGCGACGGGCGGCGGACGCAAGTTGGGCGCGACATCGTCCGGCTGGATGGAGACGGCGCCTTTGAGCGTGGTGAACCACAGTCGCCCGCCCTGCGTGCGCCAGCAGGCTGGCTGGTAACTGCCGGAACATTCCAGCGCCGGCAGGCCGTCGTAGCGTCCGTAAGCCGTGCAGGGAATGGCGGGGAGTTCTCCGCGGGCGTAATTGTTCAGCGCCGCCCGCGCCACGCGGAAAATGCCCTGATGCGAACCCGCCCACAGATTGCCTTTGTCGTCGGAGAGCAACTGCGCAATGACATTGTCCGGGAGCCCGTCCTTGACCGTGAAGCGGCGAAACTTTCCATCCGCGTAGCGCAACAGCCCGCCGCGGAAGGTGCCGGCCCAGACGGTGCCGTCCGGGTCCACCTGCAAGGACCAGACCGGATGTCGCCCCGCGCTCGCACCGGGATTCAACATCACGACATTGGTGTTCCGGATGCGATACAGATTCCCATCGCCCCCGCCCGCCCACAAAACACCGTCCTTCCCTTCCGCCAGGGCCCGGATGTCCACCGACCGCGGGACGCCGGGATACGGCGAGAAGAGGTGCGTCTCCAGATTGGTGCACACGAACAGGCCGTCCTTGCGTCCGGTCCAGACCATTTGTCCATCGCGACTGGTCAGAATGACTTTCACACCGTGATTGACCGGCAGGCAGCGCTGCAATTGTCCTCCGGTGAAGGTGAACAAATCCTCGTCGCCCACACTCAGCCACAGCCGGTCGCCCAGGCCGGGATAAACGCTGAAGACAAATCCATGGCCGCGCCCGCCCGGCACGTCAAACAGGTCCAGCTGGCCGTTTCGCCAGCGGGCGAGGCCGCTGCCTTGCGTGCCGAACCACATCGCACCGCCGGCGTCTTCACATACCGAAACCATCGCCGCCGGCTGCGCGCCCTCAGCCACGCTGAACGACTGGAAACGCTTTTTGCGCAAACGCACCAGGCCGCCGCGATTGACCCCCGCCCAGAAATCACCCTCCGAATCCTCGCAAAAACAA
This genomic interval from Verrucomicrobiia bacterium contains the following:
- a CDS encoding response regulator transcription factor, encoding MKSKMANAASTGQKPIGVSIVEDDHRVRESLARLIDRSPGFVCVSKHPSAEDALRDLPAHQPDVVLMDINLGGMSGVECVRLLKEVQPRAQVMMLTVYENTDHIFSALSAGASGYLLKQTPPDELLAAIQELNRGGSPMSSHIARKVVASFQQPAPVARETASLSPREKEVLDYLAKGFLYKEIAEALGIGYDTVHTHIRRVYEKLHVRSRAQAVAKHLGQQNEPRSTASAAAR
- a CDS encoding two-component regulator propeller domain-containing protein; translation: MAWCLALICGGLMAAAGQPTTANGTLTNQNGAGSDYLIDVWTTEDGLPNSSVTGIVQTPDGYLWIGTYNGLARFDGVRFVTFDPENTPQLMHARIRKLYLDAQGTLWINTYDGSLTSCRGGVFRLEWRSREYADLEILQVVSKPDHVTFLLPTGDLIRRDFSRTNAWQILEPPAKGLGTAACEDAAGTLWYRGRDAQLWRLRGGTFEPPPVESGLEGRRIRCVTADDAGRIWVGTDRGVVVWEQNRFVDQTPTNGTTPADITFVYQTQHDGTWLVADQHLQNSRQRQWQPGFRPWGEALDGAAVQRLGVHEERDGSMWFRQYGLGLVRVETNRVTRRFTPDEGFPGDRVDCFCEDSEGDFWAGVNRGGLVRLRKKRFQSFSVAEGAQPAAMVSVCEDAGGAMWFGTQGSGLARWRNGQLDLFDVPGGRGHGFVFSVYPGLGDRLWLSVGDEDLFTFTGGQLQRCLPVNHGVKVILTSRDGQMVWTGRKDGLFVCTNLETHLFSPYPGVPRSVDIRALAEGKDGVLWAGGGDGNLYRIRNTNVVMLNPGASAGRHPVWSLQVDPDGTVWAGTFRGGLLRYADGKFRRFTVKDGLPDNVIAQLLSDDKGNLWAGSHQGIFRVARAALNNYARGELPAIPCTAYGRYDGLPALECSGSYQPACWRTQGGRLWFTTLKGAVSIQPDDVAPNLRPPPVAIEELLIDGVEQNLRGMTVELPSAGERSSHAVAPERVLDVPPGKRQFEFHYTGLSFVSPDKVRFRYRLEGLEKDWVEAGPRRFVQYSFLRPGEYTFHVTACNNEGVWNKGGAILRLHVEPQFYETWWFAVTLAGLAGSLAVLTVRWTFRRRLRAEMERVERQRAVERDRARIAKDIHDDLGAGLTQITLLSELARRDTPEEVEAHVGQISSTARELTRAMDEIVWAINPQNDTLEGLITYISKFAQQYLTLAGIRCRLDVPTQLPNCVLGAETRHNLYLAIKETLNNIVKHSGATVATLRLECQPRMIRITIEDDGRGINAPTAAAGRSERASSGHGLRNIVRRLEDIGGRCDVSSTAGQGTRVVFALPVVTDESPVLATGPGSG